The genomic stretch ACCATCTTCGCCACTTAGACGTGGCCTGTTCGATGTGTACTTGCGCCAAGCTTGCATATGCTGAAGCCGGCGACGGGGATACCGCTGATTTCGAGCAGGAATCAAATGTCGCGGGACGGTCCATGTCTGTCTGGCATCCGTGAATCCACTGACTTCAGGCTCTCCCTCAACCATCGTCTGTGAGATACGGAAGACGACGAATTCGGCCGGCTTTGCCGGGGAAACCCCGATCTCGCTGATTAGCCGGTCATTATCGATGTCGTTCTGTGTCATGGTACACTGGTTATCGCTTTAGGTCAGATTGAGCGTTCTGTGCGGAATCTAGCCTGCTGATCGCTGTAGAATTTCTCAAAGATGGCGAACGAAGGGACGAATCGAGAGCGACATTGCTGCCGTCAACTGATCTCAAGCCGTTTCCCTTCAGAAACACGCCGAATCGAGAGCGTAGCCACTCAACACGAAGCTTCCCGGCTCGGCTGACGGTCGTCAGCCGGGCCGGATCGTCGCCAGTTCACCCGCGTTTCGCAGGTTCGGATCGACGCTTCCGTGAGCCACACGCTCCGTGAGCGCGTGGCGATCCACGTTCGGGTCGATCGCTCCATCAACGATCGCGGACCCGGCCCCGTCCCACCCATACCCGAGCTGTTCAGCCAATATCCGCAGCAGATCACTGCTAAACAGCTGGATTCGCTTCGAAAACCTCACCGGTTCGATGCGATCTTCCTCCTCTACTGATCGCTGTGAGGCGGGTCCGAGCCGTGCTCGTACCCGCCGGAGCAGATACCGACTCACCAGCACCATCAACAGCGCTGCCATCATGAAACACTCCACCGCTGCCTCCCGCCGTACCGTCATCTCGTCCAACTCGAACACCGTCTTCAGCTCGTCGATGACCGTTTCGATGCTCCAGCGGTTGCTGTACAGCGCCGCGAGTTCTCGCGGCGCGAACGCATCTGTCGGGAGATTCGTCGCATAGAGGTGATAGTCGTGATCAGCCTCAACCTCCTCCGTTCGGTGATCGTCCTCATCGTCTTCGTGGCGGACGCCGACAACTCGTACATCGTAGGGAAGGTGCGGATCGGGACGATCCGCACCGACCGTCCCCGTTGAATCGATGATCTGCCGATAGAGGTCGGGCAGCACCTCTTGGAGGTGCGTGCCCTCCAGATCGATCGTATCACCACACCAGGTTCGGAGCTCATTGATGATCACAGGGTTTGCGTCGACGTTGAGTCGGCTCACGAACCAGCCGCCATTGCGGTCAATCCGTGCTAATCTCGCGTAGTCGAGGTAGCCGAGATCGAACAGGATCAAGGAATCCTCGACCCAGTCACTGATCTGGAGCTGTGTGGTTTCTTGGGTGCGAGCGTCGGTGATCGATGAGAAGATCGGAGCCCGCGAGGCGAGCGACTCGATCACGTGGAGCTTCGCTCCAGCGTGATCGTCGCCTAATCCGGGGAACTCATCGAAGGACTCCGCCGAGAGCGTACAGATAGTGCCATCCGAGATGAAGACATCTTGGAAGCGTTCGAAGCGGCCTTCGAGCGCTGATTCTGTCCGTCCAAGCTCGACGCTGATGTAGCCGCAGATGTCTGCAAGTAGCTCGGTGAGTTCAGCTGTAACCCACTGCTGAACGGACGAGTACGCAACGGAGTCGCTGGTGAACGCCTTGTAGAGGTCTTGAACGGCAGCGAGAGATCCGTTGGATTGGGTAGTACCGACCGTGAACGACCAGAAGAACGGAAAGGCGTCGATGAATCGGTCGCGTTCAACGAGGTCGGTAGCGCGAGCGTGCTCGCGCACCGACTGTGGTGGGAGGAGATACCGGAGTTCTTGGCCGAGAATATTGAGCCATTGATCCATGGTTTCCGGCTGACTCGGGAAACAGTAGCCTCTGCTGATCCGGACGAGGTCTTAAGCGATAACGAGTGGTCATGGTACTCCGATCACACTTCACGTAGAACGCTTCCTCAGGAGTCGTCCCCATCAGCGCCCCGTCCTGCCAGACGCTCGTTAAGAAATTTTGGATTGATTGTCTGACCCGCCTCCACAGCTGCTCGTCGTTTGGGTAGGATACTACCCACTGAGTGCCCTTATCAATGGATTCTTCGATGAACAAGAAGAGCCGGCGGACATTCACATACTTCCACGATGGGTCATCAGACGTTGTCCGCGCGCCCCAAATACGCGTTCCGCGATCCGAGAACGTCCGGATACAGTTGACACCTCTAGGGTTGAGTACATCTTGATCCCCCTTCGAGATGTTCAATTGTAGTCCACGAATCCCGCGAACCGATTCGTTGGCGGGTGCCTTGTGAACACCATGTTCCTGATCACTCCGAGCGTAGATGCCGGCGACGTGCCCGCCAGGTGGGACCTCTTGATCCTGTCCAGTTTCTGGATGCTCAACCGTCAACCACGGGTAGTAGAAGGCCGCGAAGTTTGAACGAACGGACGGTTGTAGGGTTTCCAACCCCTCTGGCTGTTTCTCCGACTGAAGGATTGCAAACCGATCCTTCTGTTTTGTACAGTGAGTGACGATCGTCTCAGCGAGCCGATTGCTGTACTCGTTTTCGTCTGGGACGCAGACTATCGATATCTCGTCGATTCCTTCGAACGCGGCGAAACCGGTCCGTTCGTCTGGTTCAGCCGTCAAGTCTCCTTCGTAATCACTGGCGGTGACGGTCTCGTTCGGGAACGTGCTATCGAGCCACATCGTTCCGTTGGCCGGCCGAAGACCGTTCTGAATGTTTTCCTTGACGACCTCAACCAGCGCCGAGTTCTTGTCGAGGACTGTCCCGTAGTAGTCGGTCGACGCTTCGTCTGTTGTGAGGTTGTCGTACACCTCCTC from Halococcus agarilyticus encodes the following:
- a CDS encoding IS4 family transposase, which encodes MDQWLNILGQELRYLLPPQSVREHARATDLVERDRFIDAFPFFWSFTVGTTQSNGSLAAVQDLYKAFTSDSVAYSSVQQWVTAELTELLADICGYISVELGRTESALEGRFERFQDVFISDGTICTLSAESFDEFPGLGDDHAGAKLHVIESLASRAPIFSSITDARTQETTQLQISDWVEDSLILFDLGYLDYARLARIDRNGGWFVSRLNVDANPVIINELRTWCGDTIDLEGTHLQEVLPDLYRQIIDSTGTVGADRPDPHLPYDVRVVGVRHEDDEDDHRTEEVEADHDYHLYATNLPTDAFAPRELAALYSNRWSIETVIDELKTVFELDEMTVRREAAVECFMMAALLMVLVSRYLLRRVRARLGPASQRSVEEEDRIEPVRFSKRIQLFSSDLLRILAEQLGYGWDGAGSAIVDGAIDPNVDRHALTERVAHGSVDPNLRNAGELATIRPG
- a CDS encoding phage tail sheath family protein, producing the protein MPEYTSPGVYVEEVEQGAKPIEGVETSTAGFLGETERGPEDPQLLTDYTDYQRYFGGTVENRYLAQAVDGFFQNGGSHCYVGRITPENTATAKGDLPPLRSTTDMLEIDVSESIIELSAIGSGDWGTGVAVTVADASLYTPNENDLFQLTVRYWSDLTDRKAAKSVLANPDVDIDEAPNPDAEEVYDNLTTDEASTDYYGTVLDKNSALVEVVKENIQNGLRPANGTMWLDSTFPNETVTASDYEGDLTAEPDERTGFAAFEGIDEISIVCVPDENEYSNRLAETIVTHCTKQKDRFAILQSEKQPEGLETLQPSVRSNFAAFYYPWLTVEHPETGQDQEVPPGGHVAGIYARSDQEHGVHKAPANESVRGIRGLQLNISKGDQDVLNPRGVNCIRTFSDRGTRIWGARTTSDDPSWKYVNVRRLFLFIEESIDKGTQWVVSYPNDEQLWRRVRQSIQNFLTSVWQDGALMGTTPEEAFYVKCDRSTMTTRYRLRPRPDQQRLLFPESAGNHGSMAQYSRPRTPVSPPTTVGARARSRYRPR